In one window of Synechococcus sp. M16CYN DNA:
- a CDS encoding DUF751 family protein produces the protein MRQFFLNVTRYPRYLVTFTLGVMNSVAKPLIQRFNNPITAVALIGALISGCISLSLVLRAMVYGVPMA, from the coding sequence ATGAGACAGTTTTTTCTCAATGTCACTCGTTATCCGCGTTATTTAGTGACATTCACACTCGGGGTGATGAACTCCGTTGCGAAGCCCCTTATCCAGCGATTTAATAATCCGATCACCGCAGTGGCCCTGATCGGGGCATTGATCAGCGGTTGTATCAGCCTTTCGTTAGTACTCCGTGCCATGGTGTATGGAGTTCCGATGGCGTGA
- the rbfA gene encoding 30S ribosome-binding factor RbfA yields MAQKRRIKRIEALIRKEISELLINYINDERVHKGIVSVTSVEITGDLQHCKIFVSIFGESSDRNEVLGGLKAASGYLRGELGRRLQMRRAPEMKFQLDRGLEKGTSVLRLLNKLGDQRQKRGDISPGSDEL; encoded by the coding sequence ATGGCACAAAAACGTCGGATTAAGCGGATAGAGGCCCTAATTCGCAAGGAAATCAGCGAACTACTGATCAATTACATTAATGATGAACGAGTGCATAAGGGCATTGTAAGCGTTACATCGGTTGAGATAACTGGAGATCTACAGCATTGCAAAATATTCGTGAGCATTTTTGGTGAATCAAGCGACCGCAACGAAGTTTTAGGGGGGCTGAAGGCCGCGAGCGGTTACTTGAGAGGTGAACTCGGACGGCGGCTGCAGATGCGTCGCGCACCGGAAATGAAGTTCCAGCTTGATCGGGGCTTAGAAAAAGGAACTTCCGTATTAAGGCTGCTCAACAAACTTGGGGATCAACGTCAAAAACGCGGTGATATCTCTCCTGGAAGTGATGAGCTGTAA